From one Streptomyces sp. R41 genomic stretch:
- a CDS encoding BMP family protein produces the protein MRRISSLTRVAVGVASLALAATACGGTSKDSGNSSGDSSKSGKGLAIAYDVGGKGDQSFNDAAYEGLKKAKAEFKYDTQDIEPTDGETDADKEQRLASLAKQGYNPVIGIGFAYGPALEAVAKKYPKTSFGIVDSVVAGDNVASLVFAEQESSYLAGVAAAKATKSNTVGFVGGVDIPLIHKFEAGYKQGVQDTKPGVKVLSQYLTQTAEEGGFSSPDKGKAAAEGQIEKKADVVYQAAGLSGQGVIEAAAKAKVWAIGVDSDQYKQEALAKYKDYILTSALKDVGGAVYSLAKSVKDGKPLTGTQTFDLKVNGVGLADSNPKMAEISGLTDAVAKAKAAIIDGSIKVKTE, from the coding sequence ATGCGTCGGATATCCAGCCTGACCCGCGTCGCGGTGGGGGTCGCGTCGCTCGCACTTGCCGCCACGGCCTGCGGCGGCACCAGTAAGGACAGCGGCAACAGCAGCGGCGACAGCAGCAAGAGCGGCAAGGGCCTCGCCATTGCCTATGACGTCGGCGGCAAGGGCGACCAGTCCTTCAACGACGCCGCGTACGAGGGCCTGAAGAAGGCCAAGGCGGAGTTCAAGTACGACACCCAGGACATCGAGCCCACCGACGGCGAGACCGACGCCGACAAGGAGCAGCGCCTCGCGTCGCTGGCCAAGCAGGGCTACAACCCCGTCATCGGCATCGGGTTCGCCTACGGTCCCGCCCTGGAGGCGGTGGCCAAGAAGTACCCCAAGACCAGCTTCGGCATCGTGGACTCGGTCGTCGCGGGTGACAACGTGGCGTCCCTGGTCTTCGCCGAGCAGGAGTCCTCCTACCTCGCCGGTGTCGCCGCCGCCAAGGCCACCAAGTCCAACACGGTCGGCTTCGTGGGCGGTGTGGACATTCCGCTGATCCACAAGTTCGAGGCGGGCTACAAGCAGGGCGTCCAGGACACCAAGCCCGGCGTCAAGGTCCTGTCGCAGTACCTGACGCAGACCGCCGAGGAGGGCGGCTTCTCCAGCCCCGACAAGGGCAAGGCCGCCGCCGAGGGCCAGATCGAGAAGAAGGCCGACGTCGTCTACCAGGCGGCCGGCCTGTCCGGTCAGGGTGTGATCGAGGCCGCAGCCAAGGCGAAGGTGTGGGCGATCGGCGTCGACTCCGACCAGTACAAGCAGGAAGCGCTGGCCAAGTACAAGGACTACATCCTGACCTCCGCGCTCAAGGACGTCGGCGGTGCGGTCTACTCGCTCGCCAAGTCCGTCAAGGACGGCAAGCCGCTGACCGGTACGCAGACCTTCGACCTGAAGGTGAACGGCGTCGGTCTCGCCGACAGCAACCCGAAGATGGCGGAGATCTCCGGCCTCACCGACGCCGTGGCCAAGGCCAAGGCGGCCATCATCGACGGCTCCATCAAGGTCAAGACCGAGTAG
- the pstB gene encoding phosphate ABC transporter ATP-binding protein PstB, producing the protein MEARAVSAWFGSHQVLERVSLTMPAGQVTALIGPSGCGKSTFLRTLNRMHELIPSAAMGGEVLFEGEDIYAPHRRLTDARRRIGMVFQKPNPFPAMSIYDNVVAGLRLTGKRVSRREKDELVEESLTRAGLWKEVRDRLRQPGGALSGGQQQRLCIARALAVRPRVLLMDEPCSALDPTSTRRVEETIHELAGQVTVVIVTHNMQQAARVSQQCAFFLAEQGTPGGIVEHGPTDHIFGTPEDQRTADYVAGRFG; encoded by the coding sequence CTGGAAGCGCGCGCCGTCTCGGCATGGTTCGGCAGCCACCAGGTGCTGGAGCGCGTCTCCCTCACCATGCCCGCCGGGCAGGTCACCGCCCTGATCGGCCCCTCCGGATGCGGCAAGTCGACGTTCCTGCGCACGCTCAACCGGATGCACGAGCTGATTCCCTCGGCGGCGATGGGCGGGGAGGTGCTCTTCGAGGGGGAGGACATCTACGCTCCCCACCGCCGCCTGACCGACGCCCGGCGCCGGATCGGCATGGTCTTCCAGAAGCCCAACCCGTTCCCCGCCATGTCGATCTACGACAACGTCGTGGCGGGCCTGCGCCTGACCGGGAAGCGCGTGAGCCGCCGCGAGAAGGACGAGCTGGTCGAGGAGAGCCTGACCCGGGCCGGCCTGTGGAAGGAGGTGCGGGACCGGCTGCGACAGCCCGGCGGTGCGCTCTCCGGCGGCCAGCAGCAGCGTCTGTGCATCGCCCGCGCGCTCGCCGTACGCCCCCGGGTGCTGCTCATGGACGAGCCCTGCTCGGCACTCGACCCCACGTCCACCCGCCGGGTCGAGGAGACCATCCACGAACTCGCCGGTCAGGTGACCGTCGTGATCGTCACCCACAACATGCAGCAGGCGGCCCGTGTCTCCCAGCAGTGCGCGTTCTTCCTCGCCGAGCAGGGCACCCCGGGGGGCATCGTCGAGCACGGCCCCACGGACCACATCTTCGGCACCCCCGAGGACCAGCGCACGGCGGACTACGTGGCGGGCCGCTTCGGCTGA
- a CDS encoding M20 family metallopeptidase yields the protein MSRESEADLPGEPQLPGALPEALRAELVAFRRDLHMHPELGNQEFRTTAALKARLEQAGLKPRVLDTGTGLICDIGDWDGVRPMLALRADIDALPIPDTKTECAYRSTVPDRAHACGHDVHTTVVLGAGLVLAELHREGRLPRPVRLIFQPAEEVLPGGAPDAIESGVLDGVGQMIGVHCDPRVDAGRIGLRHGAITSACDRLEVSLDGAGGHTARPHLTTDLVTAAARVVTDVPALVARRVDARSGLAVTWGRIESGHACNVIPQHAELSGTVRCLDLDAWRAAPDLVHAAIDEIANLYRAKSEINYIRGVPPVVNDPAVTELLRDAMTARRGAHSIEDTEQSLGGEDFSWYLEHVPGAMARLGVRTPGDRTTRDLHRGDFDADESAITVGVEMFTAAALLDTGA from the coding sequence ATGTCCCGAGAGTCCGAGGCCGATCTCCCCGGGGAACCACAGCTCCCCGGCGCGCTGCCCGAGGCACTGCGCGCCGAACTCGTCGCGTTCCGCCGCGACCTGCACATGCACCCGGAGCTCGGCAACCAGGAGTTCCGCACCACGGCGGCGCTGAAGGCGCGCCTGGAGCAGGCGGGCCTGAAGCCGCGCGTCCTCGACACCGGGACCGGCCTCATCTGTGACATCGGCGACTGGGACGGCGTACGGCCCATGCTCGCGCTGCGCGCCGACATCGACGCGCTGCCCATTCCGGACACGAAGACCGAGTGCGCGTACCGGTCGACCGTGCCGGACCGCGCCCACGCCTGCGGTCACGACGTGCACACCACGGTCGTCCTCGGCGCCGGGCTCGTCCTCGCCGAGCTGCACCGCGAGGGGCGACTGCCCCGGCCGGTACGGCTGATCTTCCAGCCCGCGGAGGAGGTGCTGCCCGGCGGCGCCCCGGACGCGATCGAGTCGGGCGTTCTCGACGGCGTCGGCCAGATGATCGGCGTGCACTGCGACCCGAGGGTGGACGCGGGCCGCATCGGCCTGCGGCACGGCGCGATCACCTCCGCGTGCGACCGGCTCGAAGTCTCACTCGACGGCGCGGGCGGTCACACCGCGCGTCCCCACCTCACCACCGACCTCGTCACCGCCGCGGCCCGTGTCGTGACCGACGTACCGGCGCTCGTCGCCCGGCGCGTCGACGCCCGCAGCGGGCTCGCCGTGACCTGGGGACGGATCGAGTCCGGCCACGCCTGCAATGTCATCCCGCAGCACGCCGAACTCTCCGGGACCGTACGGTGCCTGGATCTCGACGCCTGGCGGGCCGCGCCCGACCTGGTGCACGCGGCCATCGACGAGATCGCGAACCTGTACCGCGCCAAGTCCGAGATCAACTACATCCGGGGCGTCCCGCCGGTCGTCAACGACCCGGCCGTCACGGAACTCCTCCGCGACGCCATGACCGCCCGGCGCGGAGCGCACTCCATCGAGGACACGGAACAGAGCCTCGGCGGCGAGGACTTCTCCTGGTACCTGGAGCACGTGCCCGGCGCGATGGCCCGCCTCGGCGTGCGGACGCCGGGCGACCGCACCACTCGTGACCTGCACCGGGGCGACTTCGACGCGGACGAGTCGGCCATCACGGTCGGGGTCGAGATGTTCACGGCGGCGGCACTGCTGGATACCGGGGCATGA
- a CDS encoding ABC transporter permease → MKKFDKERLLLAVAGPVIALVVAVALTSVVLIASGKNPIEPYTIMFEQATFSDIQVLIINQASLYYIAALAVAIGFRMNLFNIGVDGQYQLAAMMAAIVGAHVALPAALQVPLLILTAVFTGAFWAGIAGVLKVTRGVSEVVATIMLNAIATSVIAYLWLPSVFGVKLGNNNTTGEMHKSGWVPGFNMGEAGEIYGFVILAAVLGIGYWIVLNRTRFGFDLRASGASESAASASGVDPKRMVLTAMLVSGGMAGLAGLPILLGDTHTYSLNFPTGIGFLGIGIALLGRNSPVGIAFAALLWAWLDKASPELDFHGYDKEIAVIMQGLIVIAVVVSYEAVREWGLRRQQRRVGAELAAGHVLGAANNTEKEVAGR, encoded by the coding sequence ATGAAGAAGTTCGACAAGGAGCGCCTGCTCCTCGCGGTGGCCGGGCCGGTCATCGCGCTCGTCGTGGCCGTGGCGCTGACCTCGGTCGTGCTGATCGCCTCGGGCAAGAACCCGATCGAGCCGTACACGATCATGTTCGAGCAGGCCACGTTCTCCGACATCCAGGTCCTGATCATCAACCAGGCCTCGCTGTACTACATCGCGGCGCTCGCGGTGGCCATCGGCTTCCGGATGAACCTGTTCAACATCGGTGTGGACGGGCAGTACCAGCTCGCCGCCATGATGGCCGCGATCGTCGGCGCCCACGTCGCGCTGCCCGCGGCGCTCCAGGTCCCGCTGCTGATCCTGACCGCGGTCTTCACCGGCGCGTTCTGGGCCGGCATCGCCGGTGTCCTCAAGGTCACCCGCGGCGTCAGCGAGGTCGTCGCGACGATCATGCTCAACGCGATCGCGACCTCTGTCATCGCCTACCTCTGGCTGCCCAGCGTCTTCGGCGTCAAGCTCGGCAACAACAACACCACCGGCGAGATGCACAAGTCCGGCTGGGTGCCCGGCTTCAACATGGGCGAGGCCGGCGAGATCTACGGCTTCGTGATCCTCGCGGCCGTGCTCGGCATCGGCTACTGGATCGTTCTCAACCGCACCCGCTTCGGCTTCGACCTGCGCGCCTCGGGCGCCTCGGAGAGCGCCGCCTCGGCCAGTGGTGTGGACCCCAAGCGCATGGTGCTCACCGCCATGCTGGTCTCCGGCGGGATGGCCGGCCTCGCGGGCCTGCCGATCCTGCTCGGCGACACGCACACCTACAGCCTGAACTTCCCGACCGGCATCGGTTTCCTCGGCATCGGTATCGCGCTGCTCGGCCGCAACAGCCCGGTGGGCATCGCCTTCGCGGCGCTGCTGTGGGCCTGGCTGGACAAGGCGTCGCCCGAGCTCGACTTCCACGGCTACGACAAGGAGATCGCGGTCATCATGCAGGGCCTGATCGTGATCGCGGTCGTCGTCTCGTACGAGGCCGTGCGCGAGTGGGGTCTGCGCCGTCAGCAGCGCCGCGTCGGCGCGGAACTCGCCGCGGGCCACGTCCTCGGCGCCGCCAACAACACCGAGAAGGAGGTGGCTGGCCGATGA
- a CDS encoding ABC transporter ATP-binding protein: MTAVELAGITKRFPGVVANHDIHLSVRKGTVHALVGENGAGKSTLMKILYGMQKPDEGTIAVDGEQVTFSSPADAIVRGIGMVHQHFMLADNLTVLENVVLGSEKLYGIGAKARRKIVEISERYGLGVRPDILVENLGVADRQRVEILKVLYRGARILILDEPTAVLVPQEVDALFDNLRELKSEGLSVIFISHKLGEVLSVADEITVIRRGTTVGTAVPSETTPRQLAELMVGSELPTPETAESTVTDKPVIEVKGLTAFASGGASLGELAEPTPDSGLVAEDKAETADAVKRVLDDVTFTIHAGEVMGIAGVEGNGQTELIDALIGLKRADSGSVSFLGEDITAWATRKRREQGIGYIPEDRHRHGLLLEAPLWENRILGHVTEKPNAKGVWLDIKGAQEDTKRIVKEYDVRTPGIDVTAASLSGGNQQKLIVGREMSHNPKFLIAAHPTRGVDVGAQAQIWDQIRAARREGLAVLLISADLDELIGLSDTLRVIYNGRLVADADPATITPEELGSAMTGAASGHLENEELAAQAELEEHAETPADAPEDEAR; the protein is encoded by the coding sequence GTGACCGCAGTCGAACTCGCCGGGATCACCAAGCGATTCCCCGGCGTCGTGGCCAACCACGACATCCACCTCAGCGTCCGCAAGGGCACCGTGCACGCTCTTGTCGGCGAGAACGGTGCCGGCAAGTCGACGCTGATGAAGATCCTCTACGGCATGCAGAAGCCGGACGAGGGCACCATCGCCGTCGACGGCGAGCAGGTCACCTTCTCGTCGCCCGCCGACGCCATCGTGCGCGGCATCGGCATGGTCCACCAGCACTTCATGCTGGCCGACAACCTCACCGTCCTGGAGAACGTCGTCCTGGGCAGCGAGAAGCTGTACGGCATCGGCGCCAAGGCCCGCCGCAAGATCGTGGAGATCTCCGAGCGCTATGGCCTCGGCGTCCGCCCCGACATCCTGGTCGAGAACCTCGGTGTCGCCGACCGCCAGCGCGTGGAGATCCTCAAGGTCCTCTACCGCGGCGCCCGCATCCTGATCCTGGACGAGCCCACCGCCGTACTCGTACCGCAGGAGGTCGACGCACTCTTCGACAACCTGCGCGAGCTCAAGTCCGAGGGCCTGTCCGTCATCTTCATCTCGCACAAGCTGGGCGAGGTCCTGTCCGTCGCCGACGAGATCACGGTCATCCGCCGCGGTACGACCGTCGGCACCGCCGTCCCCTCCGAGACGACGCCCCGCCAGCTCGCCGAGCTGATGGTGGGCAGCGAGCTGCCCACCCCGGAGACCGCCGAGTCCACCGTCACGGACAAGCCGGTCATCGAGGTCAAGGGCCTCACCGCCTTCGCCAGCGGCGGCGCCTCCCTCGGTGAGCTCGCCGAGCCGACGCCGGACAGCGGCCTGGTCGCGGAGGACAAGGCCGAGACCGCCGACGCGGTGAAGCGCGTCCTCGACGACGTCACCTTCACCATCCACGCGGGCGAGGTCATGGGCATCGCCGGCGTCGAGGGCAACGGTCAGACCGAGCTCATCGACGCGCTGATCGGCCTCAAGCGGGCCGACTCCGGCTCCGTCTCCTTCCTCGGCGAGGACATCACCGCCTGGGCCACCCGCAAGCGCCGGGAGCAGGGCATCGGTTACATCCCCGAGGACCGCCACCGCCACGGCCTCCTCCTGGAAGCCCCGCTCTGGGAGAACCGCATCCTCGGTCACGTCACCGAGAAGCCCAACGCGAAGGGCGTCTGGCTCGACATCAAGGGCGCCCAGGAGGACACGAAGCGGATCGTCAAGGAGTACGACGTCCGCACGCCCGGCATCGACGTCACCGCCGCCTCCCTGTCCGGCGGCAACCAGCAGAAGCTGATCGTCGGCCGCGAGATGAGCCACAACCCGAAGTTCCTGATCGCAGCCCACCCCACCCGCGGTGTGGACGTCGGCGCGCAGGCGCAGATCTGGGACCAGATCCGCGCGGCACGCCGTGAGGGCCTCGCCGTGCTGCTGATCTCCGCCGACCTGGACGAACTGATCGGCCTCTCCGACACGCTCCGGGTGATCTACAACGGCAGACTCGTCGCGGACGCCGACCCGGCCACCATCACCCCGGAGGAGCTCGGCTCGGCCATGACCGGCGCCGCCTCCGGACATCTCGAGAACGAAGAGCTCGCAGCGCAGGCGGAGCTCGAAGAGCACGCCGAAACCCCGGCAGACGCCCCGGAAGACGAGGCCCGCTGA
- a CDS encoding Ig-like domain repeat protein — translation MRRTRCTAAMVAAAVVSGTLALASPASADPTPAGTFRKLVGVGSDTTQDVLNALAGDTVNGNSYAGSAVKSATGAGVASYDAIEPGTGSTTSNIQTRTGGPTFQRPNGSGKGRLALSMSLTGDKFPDSSGVSIKDQVDFARSSSGPSTSGTAFTYIPFARDAVGVAVRGSALNTLTVDQLHDIYSGSLTVVNGQTVHPKIPQSGSGTRKFFLGAIGLTDATLSPNVPTVQENQANGALDEDGALVPFSVGSWIAQNNGISPDFSTTAAAGGAHLAAVQLPGDTGATTPVATVNGKLAPVGAYYENATFGRDVYNVVPTRAIDPTSIFFDKDLYDVFVTSGTHEAALASDSSEGVIAKFGFVNESYNGSVNPAKHAKLGGLEESGVDTSTPAAPVVSGTRGDASVNLSWTAPAATALPVTDYRVTLTGSDGAVVATKDVSATTRSYRFSGLALGTYTATVSAANLNGQGAAASWTGIIKYTTTTKATTATTAYGRTPKVAVTVADTHGVVPTGTVTVKEGTTTLGTATLDSTGKASVSLSSHLKVATHALTVSYGGNSKLLTSHTSASLTITKATPTVTVTAPTSISHTSQAKVTIKVSATGTTPTGTVRIYEGSHVIGTGTLSGGKVTITLPKLSRGTHTMHAWYMGSSTVNSKNSANFTIKST, via the coding sequence ATGCGCAGAACGCGCTGCACCGCGGCGATGGTCGCCGCCGCCGTGGTGTCCGGCACGCTGGCTCTGGCGAGCCCGGCGTCCGCCGACCCCACCCCCGCCGGGACCTTCCGCAAGCTCGTCGGCGTGGGCTCGGACACCACTCAGGACGTCCTCAACGCCCTCGCCGGCGACACTGTCAACGGCAACAGCTACGCCGGCTCCGCCGTGAAGTCCGCGACCGGTGCGGGCGTCGCCTCCTACGACGCGATCGAGCCCGGCACCGGCTCCACCACCTCGAACATCCAGACCCGCACCGGCGGCCCGACCTTCCAGCGCCCCAACGGCTCCGGCAAGGGCCGCCTCGCCCTGAGCATGTCGCTGACCGGCGACAAGTTTCCCGACAGCTCCGGGGTGTCCATCAAGGACCAGGTCGACTTCGCCCGCTCCTCCAGCGGCCCGAGCACCTCCGGCACCGCCTTCACCTACATCCCCTTCGCGCGTGACGCGGTCGGCGTGGCGGTCCGCGGTTCGGCCCTGAACACCCTGACGGTCGACCAGCTGCACGACATCTACTCGGGCTCGCTGACCGTGGTGAACGGCCAGACCGTGCATCCGAAGATCCCGCAGAGCGGCTCCGGCACCCGCAAGTTCTTCCTCGGCGCGATCGGCCTCACCGACGCCACGCTCTCCCCGAACGTCCCGACCGTCCAGGAGAACCAGGCCAACGGCGCCCTCGACGAGGACGGCGCGCTCGTCCCGTTCTCCGTGGGCAGCTGGATCGCCCAGAACAACGGCATCTCCCCGGACTTCAGCACCACCGCGGCCGCCGGCGGCGCCCACCTGGCCGCCGTGCAGCTGCCCGGCGACACCGGCGCCACCACCCCGGTCGCCACCGTGAACGGCAAGCTCGCCCCCGTCGGCGCCTACTACGAGAACGCCACGTTCGGCCGCGACGTCTACAACGTCGTCCCGACCCGGGCGATCGACCCGACCAGCATCTTCTTCGACAAGGACCTCTACGACGTCTTCGTCACCAGCGGCACCCACGAGGCGGCCCTCGCCTCCGACAGCTCCGAGGGCGTCATCGCCAAGTTCGGCTTCGTGAACGAGTCGTACAACGGCTCGGTCAACCCGGCCAAGCACGCCAAGCTCGGCGGCCTGGAGGAGTCGGGCGTCGACACCTCGACGCCCGCCGCGCCGGTCGTGAGCGGCACCCGCGGCGACGCGAGCGTCAACCTCAGCTGGACCGCCCCGGCCGCCACCGCCCTCCCGGTGACGGACTACCGCGTGACGCTGACCGGTTCGGACGGCGCCGTCGTGGCCACCAAGGACGTCTCGGCCACCACCAGGTCGTACCGGTTCAGCGGCCTGGCCCTCGGCACCTACACGGCCACGGTCTCCGCCGCCAACCTCAACGGCCAGGGCGCCGCCGCCTCCTGGACCGGCATCATCAAGTACACGACCACGACGAAGGCCACCACGGCGACGACCGCGTACGGCAGGACCCCGAAGGTCGCCGTCACGGTCGCCGACACGCACGGCGTCGTCCCGACCGGCACGGTCACCGTCAAGGAGGGCACCACCACCCTCGGCACGGCCACCCTGGACAGCACTGGCAAGGCCAGCGTCAGCCTGTCCAGCCACCTCAAGGTCGCCACGCACGCCCTCACGGTGTCGTACGGGGGCAACAGCAAGCTCCTCACGTCCCACACGAGCGCCAGCCTGACGATCACCAAGGCGACGCCGACCGTCACCGTCACCGCGCCGACCTCGATCAGCCACACCAGCCAGGCCAAGGTCACCATCAAGGTCTCCGCGACCGGCACCACGCCGACCGGCACGGTCCGCATCTACGAGGGCTCCCACGTGATCGGCACCGGCACGCTCAGCGGCGGCAAGGTGACGATCACCCTGCCCAAGCTGAGCCGCGGCACCCACACCATGCACGCGTGGTACATGGGCTCCTCGACGGTGAACTCGAAGAACAGCGCGAACTTCACCATCAAGTCCACCTGA
- a CDS encoding sortase — MTVAVQATLATPASRPRVPGVTAVRHLARGGLLTLAALLFGLTAQLLLLSGLQERAAQHAAFDELRAQLALGTAPVAQTDQQGDLLAPGTPVALIDIPAVHVRQVVLEGTDSAVLTDGPGHRRDTPLPGQAGTSVLLGRAAAYGGPFGRLDELATGETFTVTTGQGKAKYQVIGVRRAGDPAPATPATGKGRLVLVTATGPSFMPGGVLRVDADLVSAPAQTPAAVIRSGTLPEAEQPLARPSGVPWPLVMWLQALVAVAVAAAWAWHRWGRHQTWIVFAPVVAVLGLQVATRTTELLPNVM, encoded by the coding sequence GTGACGGTCGCCGTACAGGCCACGCTCGCAACCCCCGCGTCACGGCCGCGCGTTCCGGGCGTCACCGCCGTCCGGCATCTCGCCCGGGGCGGCCTGCTCACCCTGGCCGCCCTGCTGTTCGGCCTCACCGCACAGCTGCTGCTCCTCAGCGGCCTGCAGGAACGGGCCGCCCAGCACGCCGCGTTCGACGAACTGCGCGCCCAACTCGCCCTGGGCACCGCCCCGGTGGCTCAGACCGACCAGCAGGGCGATCTGCTCGCGCCCGGCACCCCGGTCGCGCTCATCGACATCCCCGCCGTCCATGTGCGCCAGGTCGTCCTGGAGGGCACCGATTCCGCCGTCCTCACCGACGGCCCCGGCCACCGCCGGGACACCCCGCTGCCCGGCCAGGCCGGCACCAGCGTGCTGCTGGGCCGCGCCGCCGCGTACGGCGGTCCGTTCGGACGCCTCGACGAGCTCGCCACGGGCGAGACGTTCACCGTGACCACCGGCCAGGGCAAGGCGAAGTACCAGGTCATCGGCGTACGACGGGCCGGTGACCCCGCGCCCGCCACGCCGGCCACCGGCAAGGGCCGGCTGGTCCTGGTCACGGCCACCGGGCCGAGCTTCATGCCCGGCGGTGTCCTGCGCGTCGACGCCGACCTGGTCTCCGCTCCCGCCCAGACCCCCGCCGCCGTCATCCGCTCCGGCACGCTCCCGGAGGCCGAGCAGCCGCTGGCGCGCCCCTCCGGTGTGCCGTGGCCGCTGGTCATGTGGCTCCAGGCGCTGGTGGCCGTCGCGGTCGCCGCGGCGTGGGCCTGGCACCGCTGGGGCCGCCACCAGACCTGGATCGTGTTCGCCCCCGTCGTTGCGGTCCTGGGCCTTCAGGTCGCCACCCGCACCACCGAACTCCTGCCCAACGTGATGTGA
- a CDS encoding BMP family protein: protein MRRVPRIALAGAATASLALVMSACGGTSTSAGSSDSKGDKGLAIAYDVGGKGDQSFNDAAYEGLKKAKAEFKYDTADLEPTDGETDADKTQRLVSLAKQGYNPVVGIGYAYGPAVKAAAAKYPNTTFGIVDDSTVTAKNVADLVFSEQEASYLAGVAAAKATKTDTVGFVGGVDVPLIHKFEAGFEQGVKDTKPGVKVLSQYLTQTAEEGGFSSPDKGKTAAEGQIEKKADVVYAAAGLSGQGVIEAASANKVWAIGVDSDQYQQEALSKYKDSILTSATKNVASAVYNLAKSVEDGKPESGIVRGDLKTGEVGLADSNPEYKSNTAIQDAVKAAKEKIISGEIKVKTS, encoded by the coding sequence ATGCGCCGGGTTCCCCGCATCGCGCTCGCAGGCGCTGCGACCGCCTCTCTCGCCCTCGTCATGTCCGCCTGTGGCGGCACCTCGACCTCCGCCGGCTCGTCGGACTCGAAGGGCGACAAGGGTCTCGCCATCGCCTATGACGTCGGCGGCAAGGGCGACCAGTCCTTCAACGACGCCGCGTACGAGGGCCTGAAGAAGGCCAAGGCGGAGTTCAAGTACGACACCGCCGACCTCGAGCCCACCGACGGCGAGACGGACGCGGACAAGACCCAGCGCCTGGTCTCGCTGGCCAAGCAGGGCTACAACCCGGTCGTCGGCATCGGTTACGCCTACGGCCCGGCTGTCAAGGCCGCCGCCGCGAAGTACCCGAACACGACCTTCGGCATCGTCGACGACTCCACCGTCACGGCGAAGAACGTCGCGGACCTGGTCTTCTCCGAGCAGGAGGCGTCCTACCTCGCCGGTGTCGCCGCCGCCAAGGCCACCAAGACCGACACCGTCGGCTTCGTGGGCGGCGTGGACGTTCCGCTGATCCACAAGTTCGAGGCGGGCTTCGAGCAGGGCGTCAAGGACACCAAGCCCGGCGTCAAGGTCCTCTCGCAGTACCTGACGCAGACCGCCGAGGAGGGCGGCTTCTCCAGCCCCGACAAGGGCAAGACGGCCGCTGAGGGCCAGATCGAGAAGAAGGCCGACGTCGTCTACGCGGCGGCCGGTCTGTCCGGTCAGGGTGTGATCGAGGCCGCCTCCGCCAACAAGGTGTGGGCGATCGGTGTCGACTCCGACCAGTACCAGCAGGAAGCTCTGAGCAAGTACAAGGACTCGATCCTGACCTCCGCGACCAAGAACGTCGCCAGTGCGGTGTACAACCTTGCGAAGTCGGTCGAGGACGGCAAGCCGGAGAGCGGTATCGTACGGGGCGATCTGAAGACCGGTGAGGTCGGCCTGGCCGATTCCAACCCGGAGTACAAGAGCAACACCGCGATCCAGGACGCCGTCAAGGCGGCCAAGGAGAAGATCATCAGCGGCGAGATCAAGGTCAAGACCAGCTGA